A DNA window from Brassica napus cultivar Da-Ae chromosome C1, Da-Ae, whole genome shotgun sequence contains the following coding sequences:
- the LOC106375260 gene encoding protein NLP2-like has translation MEGSGGGDGGFLPNPSFGAFPETAMDMDFMEELFFDGCWLETTDGKSLKQTSGHQAPSSTNMNDNNNNNSFLYGYQFAENPSQDHISNEDTGRKLPPGFLKMEDLTNQPMTQVSFDQSAAMSSAQAEKFLLEETERGRRYWIAPRTSQGPSSSVKDRLFQAINGLKVQDKDFLIQIWVPIQQEGKNFLTTLEQPHFFNPKYKSLKRYRDVSVSYNFLADEDSKESVGLPGRVFLGKLPEWTPDVRFFRSEEYPRIKEAQRCDVRGSLALPVFESGSGICLGVVEIVTTTQKMNYRPELENICKALEAVNLRSSANMESPSSEFLQVYKQFYCAVIPEVSVFLTSVCRSYDLPLALTWAPCARQGRGGSRHSDENFSECVSTLDSACFVLDQQSHNFQEACSEHHLLQGEGIVGKAFKATKLFFVPEVTTFSKTNYPLAHHAKISGLHAALAVPLKNKFNGSVEFVLEFFFPKSCLDTEAQQEMLKSLSVTLQQDFRSLNLVIDKELELEVVFPVREELLFSGNAETGESLKPSPLEEISQEDSSWISHMINANEKGKGVSLSWEYQKEEPKEEFMLTSGWDNNNNQIGSFLSDAEQFQKASNSGGLRLDIDPSFDSASFGVGQTLLGSRRPGEKRRTKTEKTIGLEVLRQYFAGSLKDAAKSIGVCPTTLKRICRQHGITRWPSRKIKKVGHSLKKLQLVIDSVQGVQGSIQLDSFYTSFPELSSPNNVSSTGTGTSFRNNDQPSHLNPQTENGVSPAVAPTSSPPSSSCSHSSGSSTCCSTGANQSTNTANTSNTISTLMADNAGAILKRARSEVRLRTVNQEETKSLSRTLSHRAFSEHPLLNNLPRLPESRSRSLKAGGASKVKATFGEAKVRFTLLPTWGFRELQHEIARRFNIDNNIIATFDLKYLDDDKEWVLLTCEADLEECIDIYRSSQSRTIKISVHEASQAKLGGSFGSTGPVPLL, from the exons ATGGAGGGTAGTGGTGGTGGAGATGGTGGTTTCTTACCCAATCCTAGCTTTGGTGCATTCCCTGAGACGGCTATGGATATGGACTTCATGGAAGAACTCTTCTTTGATGGATGTTGGCTTGAGACAACAGATGGTAAGAGCTTGAAGCAGACGTCTGGACACCAAGCTCCTAGCTCTACCAACATGaatgacaacaacaacaacaactcttTTCTTTATGGCTATCAATTTGCTGAGAACCCTTCTCAGGATCACATCTCCAACGAAGACACAGGGAGAAAGTTGCCTCCAGGTTTTCTCAAGATGGAAGATCTCACCAATCAGCCGATGACTCAAGTCTCCTTTGACCAGTCTGCAGCTATGAGTTCAGCACAAGCTGAGAAGTTTCTCCTTGAAGAAACCGAGAGAGGTAGAAGATATTGGATTGCTCCAAGAACAAGCCAAGGCCCTTCTTCATCTGTCAAAGATAGACTGTTTCAAGCTATAAACGGTCTTAAGGTGCAGGACAAAGACTTCCTCATACAGATATGGGTGCCAATTCAACAAGAAGGCAAGAACTTCCTCACCACTTTGGAGCAGCCACACTTCTTCAACCCAAAATACAAAAGCCTTAAAAGATACAGAGATGTTTCAGTGTCTTATAACTTCTTGGCTGATGAGGACTCCAAGGAGTCTGTAGGTCTCCCTGGCCGTGTATTCCTTGGGAAGCTACCTGAGTGGACACCTGATGTAAGGTTCTTCAGGAGTGAAGAGTATCCACGCATCAAAGAAGCGCAGAGATGTGATGTCCGTGGTTCATTAGCCCTTCCTGTGTTTGAAAGTGGTAGTGGGATTTGTTTGGGTGTTGTTGAGATTGTTACAACTACTCAGAAGATGAATTACAGACCGGAACTTGAGAATATCTGTAAAGCTCTCGAG GCTGTTAATCTTAGAAGTTCAGCCAACATGGAGTCTCCAAGCAGTGAG TTTCTGCAAGTCTATAAACAGTTCTACTGTGCTGTAATACCTGAGGTATCAGTCTTTCTGACATCAGTCTGCAGATCATATGATCTGCCTCTAGCTTTAACGTGGGCACCGTGTGCTAGGCAAGGCAGAGGTGGATCCCGGCATTCTGATGAGAACTTCTCAGAGTGTGTTTCAACTCTAGATTCTGCATGCTTTGTCCTTGACCAACAGAGTCATAACTTCCAAGAGGCATGCTCTGAACACCACCTCCTTCAAGGGGAAGGCATTGTGGGAAAAGCATTCAAAGCGACCAAACTTTTCTTTGTCCCTGAAGTAACTACTTTCAGCAAGACAAACTACCCTCTTGCACACCATGCCAAGATCTCTGGCCTACATGCCGCTTTGGCAGTCCCtttgaaaaacaaattcaatGGTTCGGTTGAGTTTGTGTTGGAGTTTTTCTTTCCCAAAAGTTGCCTTGACACTGAAGCGCAACAAGAGATGCTCAAGTCACTGTCTGTGACGCTGCAGCAGGATTTCAGGAGCTTGAATCTTGTCATTGACAAAGAGCTAGAGCTTGAAGTAGTGTTTCCGGTAAGAGAGGAGCTGCTATTCTCAGGGAATGCAGAGACGGGAGAGAGCCTGAAACCTTCGCCTTTGGAAGAGATATCTCAGGAAGATTCCTCATGGATCTCTCATATGATAAATGCTAACGAGAAGGGCAAAGGAGTGTCGCTTTCGTGGGAGTATCAGAAAGAAGAGCCAAAAGAAGAGTTCATGCTGACATCTGGCtgggacaacaacaacaatcagaTTGGTAGctttctttcagatgctgagCAGTTTCAGAAGGCTTCAAACTCAGGAGGACTTAGACTTGACATTGATCCAAGCTTTGATTCAGCTTCCTTTGGTGTTGGACAAACACTGTTAGGAAGTAGAAGACCAGGTGaaaagagaagaacaaagacaGAAAAAACAATTGGTTTAGAAGTTCTTAGACAGTACTTTGCAGGAAGCCTCAAAGATGCAGCCAAGAGCATTGGTG TTTGTCCAACCACCTTGAAAAGAATATGCAGGCAACATGGGATAACAAGATGGCCTTCAAGGAAGATTAAGAAAGTGGGGCACTCGTTAAAGAAACTCCAGCTTGTGATAGACTCTGTTCAAGGTGTTCAAGGCTCTATCCAACTTGACTCATTCTACACAAGTTTCCCTGAACTAAGCTCTCCCAATAATGTATCTAGTACTGGTACTGGCACTTCCTTCAGGAACAATGATCAGCCAAGTCATTTGAATCCTCAAACCGAGAACGGTGTTTCACCTGCTGTGGCTCCAACCTCATCACCACCATCATCTTCTTGTAGCCACAGCTCTGGTTCAAGCACATGCTGCTCAACTGGAGCTAATCAAAGCACCAATACTGCAAATACCTCAAACACTATATCCACCCTGATGGCTGATAATGCTGGAGCAATCTTGAAGAGAGCTCGTAGCGAGGTAAGACTCCGCACCGTGAACCAGGAGGAAACAAAGTCTCTCTCTAGAACCCTTAGCCACAGAGCATTCAGTGAGCATCCTCTTTTGAATAATCTACCTCGGTTGCCGGAGAGTCGTAGTAGGAGCTTGAAAGCTGGAGGAGCATCTAAAGTGAAAGCCACGTTCGGTGAGGCCAAAGTACGGTTTACTTTGCTTCCTACCTGGGGATTCAGAGAGTTGCAACACGAGATTGCTAGGCGTTTTAACATAGATAACAATATTATTGCAACCTTTGATCTTAAATACTTGGATGATGACAAAGAATGGGTTCTTCTGACGTGTGAAGCGGATCTTGAGGAATGTATCGATATCTATAGATCATCACAGAGCCGCACGATCAAGATTAGCGTTCATGAAGCTTCTCAAGCCAAGCTGGGAGGCTCTTTTGGTAGTACCGGTCCTGTTCCTTTGCTATAA
- the LOC106375262 gene encoding isocitrate dehydrogenase [NAD] regulatory subunit 1, mitochondrial, with protein sequence MSPRSLTLLKNLARNSNASSSCIQTRSVTYMPRPGDGSPRAVTLIPGDGIGPLVTNAVEQVMEAMHAPIYFEKYDVHGEMSRVPAEVMESIRKNKVCLKGGLKTPVGGGVSSLNVQLRKELDLFASLVNCFNLPGLPTKHENVDIVVIRENTEGEYAGLEHEVVPGVVESLKVITKFCSERIAKYAFEYAYLNNRKKVTAVHKANIMKLADGLFLESCREVAKKYPGITYNEIIVDNCCMQLVAKPEQFDVMVTPNLYGNLVANTAAGIAGGTGVMPGGNVGADHAVFEQGASAGNVGKDKIVRENKANPVALLLSSAMMLRHLQFPSFADRLETAVKRVISEGNCRTKDLGGQSTTQQVVDAVIANLE encoded by the exons ATGTCTCCTCGATCGCTGACTCTCCTCAAGAACCTCGCAAGAAACTCAAACGCCTCCTCCTCATGCATCCAAACCCGATCCGTGACCTACATGCCCCGACCCGGCGATGGATCCCCACGCGCAGTGACCCTAATCCCCGGCGACGGGATCGGTCCCCTCGTGACCAACGCCGTCGAGCAGGTGATGGAGGCGATGCACGCGCCGATCTACTTCGAGAAGTACGACGTCCACGGGGAGATGAGCCGCGTGCCCGCGGAGGTGATGGAGTCGATAAGGAAGAACAAGGTGTGCTTGAAAGGCGGGCTCAAGACTCCCGTCGGAGGCGGTGTGAGCTCGCTGAACGTGCAGCTGAGGAAGGAGCTTGATCTGTTCGCGTCGCTTGTTAACTGCTTTAACTTGCCTGGGTTGCCGACGAAGCATGAGAACGTTGACATCGTTGTGATTAGGGAGAATACTGAGGGGGAGTATGCGGGGCTTGAGCATGAGGTTGTTCCTGGTGTCGTTGAGAGTCTTAAG GTGATTACGAAGTTTTGTTCGGAGCGTATAGCGAAGTATGCGTTTGAGTATGCGTACCTGAACAACAGGAAGAAAGTGACGGCAGTGCACAAGGCTAACATCATGAAACTTGCTGATGGTTTGTTCTTGGAGTCATGTCGAGAGGTCGCTAAAAAGTATCCAGGGATAACTTACAATGAGATCATTGTTGACAACTGCTGTATGCAACTTGTAGCCAAACCAGAGCAGTTCGACGTCATG GTGACACCTAATCTGTATGGTAATTTAGTTGCAAACACTGCTGCTGGTATTGCTGGAGGCACTGGAGTCATGCCTGGAG GAAACGTAGGGGCAGACCATGCGGTATTTGAGCAAGGTGCATCAGCAGGAAACGTGGGGAAAGACAAGATAGTACGAGAAAACAAAGCGAACCCAGTGGCGCTGCTTCTCTCATCAGCCATGATGCTAAGACACCTTCAGTTTCCTTCGTTTGCTGACCGGCTCGAAACAGCAGTGAAAAGAGTCATCTCCGAAGGAAATTGCCGGACTAAAGATCTTGGTGGACAAAGCACTACTCAGCAGGTGGTTGATGCCGTCATTGCAAATCTTGAGTGA